A part of Scleropages formosus chromosome 3, fSclFor1.1, whole genome shotgun sequence genomic DNA contains:
- the crygmxl2 gene encoding crystallin, gamma MX, like 2, with translation MRSRNGDHCHDVKLTLVNKGHQWSPTVNEGQPSVFSPQIIFYEGRNFQGRSYECMGDCADTFRHFSYCNSIRVMGGHWVVYEKPNYGGYQYVLNQGEYCDYHTWAGFNNCIRSCRMFPPYQGSYRIRLYGRPNMMGHHMDFMDDCPNVYDRFHYYDVCSCHVMEGYWVFYEHPNYMGRQYFLRPGEYRNCRDWGGYSTMVGSFRRVWTS, from the exons ATGAGGAGTCGCAACGGAGACCACTGCCACGATGTCAAGTTAACGCTGGTCAACAAGGGTCACCAGTGGTCACCAACGGTCAACGAGGGTCAAC CATCTGTCTTCTCACCTCAGATCATCTTCTACGAAGGGCGCAACTTCCAGGGGCGCTCCTACGAGTGCATGGGCGACTGCGCCGACACCTTCCGCCACTTCAGCTATTGCAACTCCATTCGGGTCATGGGAGGTCATTGGGTGGTCTATGAGAAGCCCAACTATGGGGGTTACCAGTACGTCCTGAACCAGGGCGAGTACTGCGACTACCACACCTGGGCTGGCTTCAACAACTGCATCCGCTCATGTAGGATGTTCCCCCCG tACCAAGGCTCCTACAGAATCAGGCTGTACGGCAGGCCTAACATGATGGGCCACCACATGGACTTCATGGACGACTGCCCCAACGTGTACGACCGCTTCCACTACTACGACGTCTGCTCCTGCCACGTGATGGAGGGATACTGGGTCTTCTACGAGCATCCCAACTACATGGGACGCCAGTACTTCCTGCGGCCCGGAGAGTACAGGAACTGCAGGGACTGGGGCGGCTACAGCACCATGGTGGGATCCTTCAGAAGGGTGTGGACCAGCTGA